From a region of the Pseudomonas fulva 12-X genome:
- a CDS encoding UPF0158 family protein produces the protein MRTLTLDLDSLTQLINGRETLEHWLDMEAGAVLTLSPEDQGSDERQQVQLNPDRYARVPNLDMAQRVAMRESFLFTLNDLNAHPLLSAALTGRKPLKAFDYEIDYFPALRQQWQDYEHKQLREYALNWLFELGLEPAPDKLPLDPRGIPRDILRRLTRSA, from the coding sequence ATGCGCACGCTCACTCTCGACCTCGACTCCCTGACCCAGTTGATCAACGGCCGCGAAACCCTCGAACACTGGCTCGACATGGAGGCCGGCGCAGTGCTGACCCTGTCGCCGGAAGACCAGGGCAGCGACGAGCGCCAGCAGGTGCAGCTCAACCCTGACCGCTACGCCCGGGTGCCGAATCTCGACATGGCCCAGCGCGTGGCGATGCGCGAATCCTTTCTGTTCACCCTCAACGACCTCAACGCCCACCCGCTGCTCAGCGCCGCGCTGACCGGCCGCAAGCCGCTCAAGGCCTTCGATTACGAGATCGACTACTTCCCTGCCCTGCGCCAGCAATGGCAGGACTACGAGCACAAGCAACTGCGCGAATACGCCCTCAACTGGCTGTTCGAGCTGGGCCTGGAGCCGGCACCGGACAAGCTGCCTCTGGATCCGCGCGGCATTCCGCGGGACATTCTGCGCCGGCTGACGCGCAGCGCCTGA
- the rep gene encoding DNA helicase Rep, with protein sequence MSRLNPRQQEAVNYVGGPLLVLAGAGSGKTSVITRKIAHLVQNCGIRAQHIVAMTFTNKAAREMKERVGTLLKGSEARGLTVSTFHNLGMNIIRKEYARLGYKPGFSIFDDGDIKALLTDIMQKEYAGDDGADEVKNYIDSWKNDLILPDEALAKARNPKEQTAAIVYLHYQRTLKAYNAVDFNDLILLPVKLFQEHQDILEKWQNRIRYLLVDEYQDTNSSQYLLVKLLVGMRNQITVVGDDDQSIYAWRGARPENLNLLKEDYPSLKVVMLEQNYRSTSRILKCANVLIANNPHAFEKQLWSEMGMGDEIRVIRTRNEDAECERVALEILTEHLRTQRPYSDFAILYRGNYQAKLMELKLQHHQIPYRLSGGTSFFARQEVKDLMSYFRLLVNPDDDNAFLRVINVPRREIGSATLEKLGNYASERKISMYAASDEIGLGEHLDSRYTERLARFKRWMDGVREQCVVNEPIAAIRSMVMDIDYENWLRQNASSDKVAEARMGNVWFLVDALKNTLDKDEDGDMTIEDAIGKLVLRDMLERQQEEEEGADGVQMMTMHASKGLEFPSVYIIGFEEEILPHRSSIEADTIEEERRLAYVGITRAKRNLALTFAAKRKQYGEIVECSPSRFLDELPPEDLVWEGQEEAPVEVKAARGNDALASMRAMLKR encoded by the coding sequence ATGTCCCGACTCAACCCCCGGCAACAGGAAGCCGTGAACTACGTCGGCGGCCCTCTTTTGGTGCTCGCCGGTGCAGGCTCCGGCAAGACCAGCGTAATCACGCGCAAGATCGCCCATCTGGTGCAGAACTGCGGCATCCGCGCCCAGCACATCGTCGCCATGACCTTCACCAACAAGGCCGCGCGCGAGATGAAAGAGCGCGTCGGCACCCTGCTCAAGGGCTCCGAAGCCCGCGGCCTGACGGTGTCGACCTTTCACAACCTGGGCATGAACATCATCCGCAAGGAGTACGCGCGTCTGGGTTACAAGCCTGGCTTCTCGATCTTCGATGACGGTGACATCAAGGCCCTGCTCACCGACATCATGCAGAAGGAGTACGCCGGCGACGATGGTGCCGATGAGGTCAAGAACTACATCGACAGCTGGAAGAACGACCTGATCCTGCCCGACGAGGCTCTAGCCAAAGCCCGCAACCCCAAGGAACAGACCGCCGCCATCGTCTACCTGCACTACCAGCGCACGCTCAAGGCGTACAACGCGGTGGACTTCAACGACCTGATTCTGCTGCCGGTCAAGCTGTTCCAGGAGCATCAGGACATCCTGGAGAAGTGGCAGAACCGCATCCGCTACCTGCTCGTCGACGAATACCAGGACACCAACTCCAGCCAGTACCTGCTGGTGAAGCTCCTGGTGGGCATGCGCAACCAGATCACCGTGGTCGGCGACGACGACCAGTCGATCTACGCCTGGCGCGGCGCGCGCCCGGAAAATCTCAACCTGCTCAAGGAAGACTACCCGTCGCTCAAGGTGGTGATGCTCGAGCAGAACTACCGCTCCACCAGCCGCATTCTCAAGTGCGCCAACGTGCTGATCGCCAACAACCCCCACGCCTTCGAGAAGCAGCTGTGGAGCGAGATGGGCATGGGCGACGAGATCCGCGTGATCCGCACCCGCAACGAAGACGCCGAGTGCGAGCGCGTGGCCCTGGAGATTCTCACCGAGCACCTGCGCACCCAACGCCCATACAGCGATTTCGCCATCCTCTACCGCGGCAACTACCAGGCCAAGCTGATGGAGCTGAAGCTGCAGCACCACCAGATCCCCTATCGCCTGTCCGGCGGCACCAGCTTCTTCGCCCGCCAGGAAGTCAAGGACCTGATGAGCTACTTCCGCCTGCTGGTCAACCCGGACGACGACAACGCCTTCCTGCGGGTGATCAACGTGCCGCGCCGCGAGATCGGCTCCGCCACCCTGGAGAAGCTCGGCAACTATGCCAGCGAACGCAAGATCAGCATGTACGCGGCCAGCGACGAGATCGGTCTCGGCGAGCATCTGGACAGCCGCTACACCGAGCGCCTGGCGCGCTTCAAACGCTGGATGGACGGCGTGCGCGAGCAGTGCGTGGTCAACGAGCCGATCGCCGCGATCCGCAGCATGGTCATGGATATCGACTACGAGAACTGGCTGCGCCAGAACGCCTCCAGCGACAAGGTCGCCGAGGCGCGCATGGGCAACGTGTGGTTCTTGGTCGACGCCCTGAAAAACACCCTCGACAAGGACGAAGACGGTGACATGACCATTGAGGACGCCATCGGCAAACTGGTGCTGCGCGACATGCTCGAACGCCAGCAGGAAGAGGAAGAAGGTGCCGACGGCGTGCAGATGATGACCATGCACGCGTCCAAGGGCCTGGAATTTCCGTCGGTGTACATCATCGGTTTCGAGGAGGAAATCCTGCCGCACCGCTCCAGCATTGAGGCCGACACCATCGAGGAGGAACGCCGCCTGGCCTACGTAGGCATCACCCGTGCCAAGCGCAACCTGGCGCTGACCTTCGCCGCCAAGCGCAAGCAGTACGGCGAGATCGTCGAATGCTCGCCGAGCCGCTTCCTCGACGAGCTGCCGCCGGAGGATCTGGTCTGGGAAGGCCAGGAAGAAGCCCCGGTGGAGGTCAAGGCCGCCCGCGGCAACGACGCCCTGGCCAGCATGCGGGCGATGCTCAAGCGCTAA
- a CDS encoding putative bifunctional diguanylate cyclase/phosphodiesterase — MSAFVEPLRLVLLAETPQWSELLRERLDAADAELPLSCASSWPDARQLLDDADDAVLLTTPAHLPDSRRCTAPIILLLEQEPDDTPPQVCDWLVRDQLSTDVLRRSLRYVREQGRLRLTLQRLTERDALTGIANRQGFHTLLAARLDKPSRRGLALVQLDLDNFRQANDALGDHAGDLLIQQVVARLKQYLGRGDQLARLGGDEFALLVDSQDDPARLLTWVQHLLEALGEPYWVEGESLLLGCSLGVALAKPASTADTLMWHAHIAMQQAKGRQGCTFHLYDERLDQGMRCQIDLQRELRRALRKSELQLHYQPRLCLKSGRIVGLEALVRWQHETHGLLLPGEFVPLAEECGLIVPLGYWVIDRAMRDMQLLRERGHPALHMAVNLSFRQFQDSQLLPTLERLIDSCGIDSHWLEFELTETAVMRRSDYVLQTMRRLGHLGVRFSLDDFGTGFSSFEHLSNLPIALLKIDRSFVTGMETRPQSQQLVQAMISLAHNLDLQVVAEGVETQEQLQLLREFGCDQAQGYLISKAMPLTELGHFLADGVREPLLGGRC; from the coding sequence TTGAGCGCATTCGTCGAGCCGTTGCGCCTGGTATTGCTGGCCGAGACGCCGCAGTGGAGCGAGCTGCTGCGCGAGCGCCTGGACGCCGCGGACGCTGAGCTGCCACTGAGCTGCGCCTCCAGCTGGCCGGACGCCCGGCAACTGCTCGACGACGCCGACGACGCGGTGCTGCTCACCACCCCGGCGCACCTGCCCGACTCGCGGCGCTGCACGGCGCCGATCATTCTGTTGCTGGAACAGGAACCGGACGATACGCCGCCCCAGGTCTGCGACTGGCTGGTGCGCGATCAGCTCAGCACCGATGTACTGCGCCGCAGCCTGCGTTATGTGCGTGAGCAGGGCCGTCTGCGCCTGACCCTGCAACGCCTCACCGAACGGGACGCACTGACCGGCATCGCCAATCGCCAGGGCTTTCACACGCTTTTGGCGGCGCGCCTGGATAAGCCGAGCCGCCGCGGCCTGGCGCTGGTTCAGCTGGATCTGGACAACTTTCGCCAGGCCAACGACGCCCTGGGCGACCACGCTGGCGACCTGCTGATCCAGCAGGTGGTGGCGCGTCTCAAGCAATACCTGGGGCGAGGCGATCAACTGGCGCGCCTGGGCGGCGACGAATTCGCTCTGCTGGTCGACAGCCAAGACGATCCCGCACGATTGCTCACCTGGGTGCAGCATCTGCTCGAGGCGCTGGGCGAGCCGTATTGGGTCGAGGGCGAGAGCCTGCTGCTCGGCTGCAGCCTCGGCGTGGCGCTGGCCAAGCCGGCAAGCACCGCCGATACCCTGATGTGGCACGCCCATATCGCTATGCAGCAGGCCAAGGGCCGCCAGGGCTGCACTTTTCATCTGTATGACGAGCGCCTCGATCAGGGCATGCGCTGCCAGATCGACCTGCAGCGCGAGCTGCGCCGCGCGCTGCGCAAAAGCGAACTGCAGCTGCATTACCAGCCCAGGCTGTGCCTCAAGAGTGGCCGCATCGTTGGTTTGGAAGCCTTGGTGCGTTGGCAGCATGAGACCCACGGGCTGCTGCTGCCGGGCGAATTCGTGCCGCTGGCCGAGGAGTGCGGGCTGATCGTGCCGCTGGGCTACTGGGTGATCGACCGGGCCATGCGCGACATGCAGCTGTTGCGCGAGCGCGGCCACCCGGCGCTGCATATGGCGGTCAACCTGTCGTTCCGTCAGTTTCAGGACAGCCAGTTGCTGCCGACCCTCGAGCGGCTGATCGACAGCTGCGGCATCGACAGCCACTGGCTGGAATTCGAGCTGACCGAAACCGCGGTGATGCGCCGTAGCGACTACGTGTTGCAGACCATGCGGCGACTAGGGCATCTGGGCGTGCGGTTCTCTCTGGACGATTTCGGCACCGGGTTCTCGTCCTTCGAGCACCTGAGCAACCTGCCCATCGCCCTGCTGAAGATCGACCGCAGCTTCGTCACCGGCATGGAAACGCGCCCGCAGAGCCAACAGCTGGTGCAGGCGATGATCAGCCTGGCCCACAACCTGGATCTGCAGGTGGTCGCCGAAGGCGTGGAGACTCAGGAGCAGCTGCAGTTGCTGCGCGAATTCGGTTGCGATCAGGCCCAGGGCTACCTGATCAGCAAGGCCATGCCGTTGACCGAGCTGGGGCACTTTCTGGCGGATGGTGTGCGGGAGCCGCTGCTTGGTGGCCGCTGTTAA
- a CDS encoding NorM family multidrug efflux MATE transporter has product MKSPLGHELGALLRLAGPLISAQLAHALMIFTDTLMMAMLGPGQLAGGALGATCYFIFSIFCTGVIAAVGSMIAIRHGAGDPEGVTRLLRNGLWLAILLGIISALCLNGLGPLLPHLGQDPAAASEAMHFLRPLSLGLPAYLCFMALRGFTSAIGHPGPVMTISIVGTIANFIINYALIKGWLGVDLGLSGIGLTTALVSSTMALALGLYILIAPTYQPYKLRGGLGRPQRAELCALLRLGLPIGGTYAAEQGLFTFATLCMGALGSVQLAAHQIAMQSVALAFIVPHGLSYAVTFRVGMHYGAGQLHLSRLAGHLGMGMGAALMLLFALAFWLLPEWIIGLFLDRHDPAFANIVTLAVSLLAIAAWFELFDGLQSIAMGAIRGLNDGRLTLMIGLTGYWCIGAPLAWLLAFPLGWGAHGVWWGLAAGLAVTASGLVLGFQWKTARLQKPKAMQACLS; this is encoded by the coding sequence ATGAAAAGTCCCCTTGGTCACGAACTGGGCGCCCTGCTGCGCCTGGCCGGCCCGTTGATTTCTGCGCAGTTGGCCCATGCGCTGATGATCTTCACCGACACGCTGATGATGGCCATGCTCGGCCCTGGGCAGCTGGCCGGCGGCGCTCTGGGTGCGACCTGCTATTTCATCTTCTCGATCTTCTGCACCGGGGTGATCGCCGCCGTGGGCAGCATGATCGCCATCCGCCACGGCGCCGGTGACCCGGAGGGCGTCACCCGCCTGCTGCGCAACGGCCTGTGGCTAGCCATCCTGCTGGGCATCATCAGTGCGCTGTGCCTCAACGGCCTGGGGCCGCTGCTGCCGCACCTGGGGCAGGATCCGGCGGCGGCCAGCGAGGCCATGCACTTCCTGCGTCCGCTTTCGCTCGGCCTGCCCGCCTACCTGTGCTTCATGGCCCTGCGCGGCTTCACCAGCGCCATCGGCCATCCGGGCCCGGTGATGACCATCAGCATCGTCGGCACCATCGCCAACTTCATCATCAACTATGCGCTGATCAAGGGCTGGCTCGGCGTGGACCTGGGCCTGAGCGGGATCGGCCTGACCACCGCCCTGGTCAGCAGCACCATGGCGCTGGCATTGGGGCTTTATATCCTGATCGCGCCAACCTACCAGCCCTACAAGCTGCGCGGCGGCCTGGGTCGCCCACAACGTGCCGAGCTGTGCGCCCTGCTGCGCCTCGGCCTGCCGATTGGCGGCACCTACGCGGCCGAGCAAGGGCTGTTCACCTTCGCCACCCTGTGCATGGGCGCCCTGGGCAGCGTACAACTGGCGGCTCACCAGATCGCCATGCAATCGGTGGCCCTGGCCTTTATCGTGCCCCATGGTCTCTCGTATGCGGTGACCTTCCGGGTCGGCATGCACTACGGCGCAGGCCAGCTGCACCTGTCGCGCCTGGCCGGCCACCTGGGCATGGGGATGGGAGCCGCACTGATGCTGCTGTTCGCCCTGGCGTTCTGGCTGCTGCCGGAATGGATCATCGGCCTGTTCCTCGACCGCCACGATCCGGCGTTCGCCAATATCGTCACCCTGGCAGTGAGCCTGCTGGCGATTGCCGCCTGGTTCGAGCTGTTCGACGGCCTGCAGAGCATCGCCATGGGTGCGATCCGCGGTCTCAACGACGGCCGCCTGACCCTGATGATCGGCCTGACCGGCTACTGGTGCATTGGCGCGCCGCTGGCCTGGCTGCTGGCCTTCCCGCTCGGCTGGGGCGCCCATGGCGTGTGGTGGGGCCTGGCTGCCGGCCTGGCGGTGACGGCGAGCGGCCTGGTGCTGGGTTTTCAGTGGAAAACCGCTCGCCTGCAAAAGCCCAAGGCGATGCAGGCCTGCCTGTCCTGA